Proteins from a single region of Sylvia atricapilla isolate bSylAtr1 chromosome 9, bSylAtr1.pri, whole genome shotgun sequence:
- the C9H1orf52 gene encoding UPF0690 protein C1orf52 homolog, producing the protein MAAQGEDPLGYFAAYGSSSSDSEPEEPQPDESPAGAGAASGGSPGRPRLPPPDELFRRVSQPPAFLYNPLNKEIDWESRVLRAPEEPPREFKVWRSNAVPPPETYSPPEKPPPPAPAVDMAIKWSNIYEDNGDDAPRQAGRAKFLPDEEQEPLESDDEKDDEPASAKKRKVESGEQAKKKKKV; encoded by the exons ATGGCGGCGCAGGGGGAGGACCCGCTGGGCTATTTCGCGGCCTACGGCAGCTCCAGCTCCGACTCGGAGCCCGAAGAGCCGCAGCCCGACGAGAGCCCGGCGGGAGCCGGCGCGGCCTCGGGGGGCAgcccggggcggccgcggctGCCGCCGCCCGACGAGCTCTTCCGTCGGGTGTCGCAGCCGCCCGCCTTCCTCTACAACCCTCTGAACAAGGAGATCGACTGGGAGAGCCGCGTCCTGCGGGCGCCCGAGGAG CCCCCCAGGGAGTTCAAGGTGTGGAGGAGCAACGCCGTGCCCCCGCCGGAGACCTACAGCCCGCCCGAgaagccgccgccgccggcccccgcCGTCGACATGGCGATAAAGTGGTCCAACATCTACGAGGACAACGGCGACGACGCGCCCCGCCAGGCCGGCAGAGCCAAGTTCCTGCCGGACGAGGAGCAGGAGCCCCTGGAGTCGG atgATGAAAAAGATGATGAACCAGCTTCTGCTAAGAAACGTAAAGTGGAGTCTGGAGAGCAGGcgaagaagaagaagaaggtaTAA